From Phycodurus eques isolate BA_2022a chromosome 1, UOR_Pequ_1.1, whole genome shotgun sequence, one genomic window encodes:
- the gnat2 gene encoding guanine nucleotide-binding protein G(t) subunit alpha-2, producing MGAGASAEDKKSKELEKQLQEDADKDSKTVKLLLLGAGESGKSTIVKQMKILHQGGYTKEEQLEFRAIIYGNILQSALAIIRGMEMLGIDFGSPSAQENAQKLQNLSDSIEEGTMPPELADVIQKLWKDSGVQSGFERAAEYQLNDSAGYYLNEMDRICKPDYLPTEQDVLRSRVKTTGIIEEQFSCKELHFRMFDVGGQRSERKKWIHCFEGVTCIIFCGALSAYDMVLVEDDEVNRMHESLHLFNSICNHRFFALTSIVLFLNKKDLFEDKIKKVHLSICFPDYNGPNTYDDASNYIKAQFEELNMKKGVKEIYSHLTCATDTKNVEIVFNAVTDIIIKENLKDCGLF from the exons ATGGGCGCTGGAGCGAGTGCCGAGGACAAAAAGTCCAAGGAATTGGAAAAGCAACTCCAAGAGGATGCCGACAAGGACTCGAAAACGGTCAAGCTTCTGCTGCTTG GTGCTGGCGAGTCGGGAAAAAGCACCATTGTCAAGCAAATGAA GATTCTGCATCAGGGTGGTTACACAAAAGAGGAACAGTTGGAGTTCAGAGCAATCATCTATGGCAACATCCTGCAGTCTGCCCTGGCTATCATCAGAGGCATGGAGATGCTGGGAATCGATTTTGGTTCTCCCTCTGCACAG GAGAACGCACAGAAGCTGCAGAACTTGTCCGACTCCATCGAGGAAGGCACGATGCCTCCCGAGCTGGCCGACGTCATCCAGAAGCTGTGGAAGGACTCCGGTGTGCAAAGCGGCTTCGAAAGAGCCGCCGAGTACCAACTCAACGACTCGGCCGGCTA CTACCTCAACGAAATGGACAGAATCTGCAAACCCGACTACCTCCCCACCGAGCAGGACGTGCTGCGATCTCGAGTCAAGACCACCGGTATCATTGAAGAACAGTTCTCCTGCAAAGAGCTGCACTTCCG GATGTTCGACGTGGGAGGCCAGAGGTCCGAGAGGAAGAAGTGGATCCACTGTTTCGAGGGCGTGACCTGCATCATTTTTTGCGGCGCCCTCAGCGCGTACGACATGGTGCTGGTAGAAGACGACGAAGTG AACCGAATGCACGAGTCCCTCCATTTATTCAACAGTATCTGCAACCACAGGTTCTTTGCGCTGACGTCAATCGTTCTGTTCCTCAACAAGAAGGATCTTTTTGAGGATAAGATCAAGAAGGTCCACCTGAGCATCTGCTTCCCGGACTATAATG GCCCGAATACGTACGACGACGCCAGCAACTACATCAAGGCGCAGTTTGAGGAGCTGAACATGAAGAAGGGAGTGAAAGAAATCTACTCCCACTTGACCTGTGCCACAGACACAAAGAACGTTGAGATTGTGTTCAACGCCGTCACAGACATCATTATCAAGGAGAACCTTAAGGACTGCGGTCTCTTCTAA
- the gnai3 gene encoding guanine nucleotide-binding protein G(i) subunit alpha isoform X2, translating into MGCTISAEDKAAVERSKMIDKNLREDREKLLREVKLLLLGAGESGKSTLVKQMKIIHEDGYSEEECSQYKVVVYSNTIQSIMAIIRAMGRLKIDFGDESRADDARQLFALASSSEEGAMSAELSGVIRRLWGDGGVQACFDRSREYQLNDSAPYYLNDLDRLCQPNYIPTQQDVLRTRVKTTGIVETHFTFKDLYFKMFDVGGQRSERKKWIHCFEEVTAIIFCVALNDYDLVLAEDEEMNRMHESMKLFDSICNNKWFTNTSIILFLNKKDLFEEKVGKSPLTICYPEYTGITRGLWSPWLVQYVVSA; encoded by the exons ATGGGCTGCACCATCAGCGCCGAAGACAAAGCCGCGGTGGAGAGGAGCAAAATGATCGATAAAAACCTGCGAGAAGACAGGGAGAAGTTACTGAGAGAAGTGAAGCTGCTTTTGCTCG GTGCTGGGGAATCGGGGAAAAGCACGCTAGTCAAGCAGATGAA AATCATTCACGAAGATGGCTACTCAGAGGAAGAGTGCAGTCAGTACAAGGTGGTGGTCTACAGCAACACCATCCAGTCCATCATGGCCATCATCCGGGCAATGGGACGCTTAAAGATAGACTTTGGCGATGAGTCCAGGGCG GACGATGCCCGACAGCTGTTCGCGCTCGCCAGCTCGTCAGAGGAAGGGGCGATGTCGGCCGAGCTCAGCGGCGTGATCCGGCGGCTGTGGGGCGACGGCGGCGTTCAGGCCTGTTTTGACAGATCACGAGAATATCAGCTCAACGACTCTGCTCCATA CTACCTGAACGACTTGGATAGGCTCTGTCAGCCCAACTACATACCGACCCAACAAGACGTGTTGCGGACGCGTGTCAAGACCACGGGCATCGTGGAAACTCACTTCACCTTCAAAGATCTCTACTTCAA GATGTTTGATGTGGGAGGTCAGCGCTCGGAGAGGAAGAAGTGGATTCATTGTTTTGAGGAAGTCACGGCCATCATTTTCTGCGTTGCGCTCAATGACTATGATCTGGTCTTGGCTGAGGACGAGGAGATG AACCGCATGCATGAAAGCATGAAGCTTTTTGACTCTATCTGCAACAACAAGTGGTTCACAAACACTTccatcatcctcttcctcaaCAAGAAGGACCTGTTTGAGGAGAAGGTCGGCAAGAGTCCGCTCACAATCTGCTACCCGGAATACACGG GCATCACGAGGGGACTCTGGTCGCCCTGGCTGGTGCAGTACGTGGTGTCTGCATAA
- the gnai3 gene encoding guanine nucleotide-binding protein G(i) subunit alpha isoform X1, translating into MGCTISAEDKAAVERSKMIDKNLREDREKLLREVKLLLLGAGESGKSTLVKQMKIIHEDGYSEEECSQYKVVVYSNTIQSIMAIIRAMGRLKIDFGDESRADDARQLFALASSSEEGAMSAELSGVIRRLWGDGGVQACFDRSREYQLNDSAPYYLNDLDRLCQPNYIPTQQDVLRTRVKTTGIVETHFTFKDLYFKMFDVGGQRSERKKWIHCFEEVTAIIFCVALNDYDLVLAEDEEMNRMHESMKLFDSICNNKWFTNTSIILFLNKKDLFEEKVGKSPLTICYPEYTGENSYEEAAMYIQSQFEDLNKQKGSKEIYSHFTCATDTKNVQFVFDVVTDVIIKINLTDIGLY; encoded by the exons ATGGGCTGCACCATCAGCGCCGAAGACAAAGCCGCGGTGGAGAGGAGCAAAATGATCGATAAAAACCTGCGAGAAGACAGGGAGAAGTTACTGAGAGAAGTGAAGCTGCTTTTGCTCG GTGCTGGGGAATCGGGGAAAAGCACGCTAGTCAAGCAGATGAA AATCATTCACGAAGATGGCTACTCAGAGGAAGAGTGCAGTCAGTACAAGGTGGTGGTCTACAGCAACACCATCCAGTCCATCATGGCCATCATCCGGGCAATGGGACGCTTAAAGATAGACTTTGGCGATGAGTCCAGGGCG GACGATGCCCGACAGCTGTTCGCGCTCGCCAGCTCGTCAGAGGAAGGGGCGATGTCGGCCGAGCTCAGCGGCGTGATCCGGCGGCTGTGGGGCGACGGCGGCGTTCAGGCCTGTTTTGACAGATCACGAGAATATCAGCTCAACGACTCTGCTCCATA CTACCTGAACGACTTGGATAGGCTCTGTCAGCCCAACTACATACCGACCCAACAAGACGTGTTGCGGACGCGTGTCAAGACCACGGGCATCGTGGAAACTCACTTCACCTTCAAAGATCTCTACTTCAA GATGTTTGATGTGGGAGGTCAGCGCTCGGAGAGGAAGAAGTGGATTCATTGTTTTGAGGAAGTCACGGCCATCATTTTCTGCGTTGCGCTCAATGACTATGATCTGGTCTTGGCTGAGGACGAGGAGATG AACCGCATGCATGAAAGCATGAAGCTTTTTGACTCTATCTGCAACAACAAGTGGTTCACAAACACTTccatcatcctcttcctcaaCAAGAAGGACCTGTTTGAGGAGAAGGTCGGCAAGAGTCCGCTCACAATCTGCTACCCGGAATACACGG GGGAGAATTCGTACGAGGAGGCGGCGATGTACATCCAGAGCCAGTTTGAAGACTTGAATAAACAAAAGGGCAGCAAGGAGATCTACTCCCACTTCACTTGTGCCACGGATACCAAGAACGTGCAGTTTGTGTTTGACGTCGTCACGGATGTCATCATCAAAATCAACCTGACGGATATCGGGCTTTACTAA